In Nitrospinota bacterium, the sequence TTGCGGGTGTCTATGGAGACAGGGATTTTGGGATGGCGCTTTACGATCATGCGGATCACGGGGACCACCCGCTCGGCCTCAACCTGCGCGGGGACGGGGTCGGAACCTGGACGGGACGATTCGCCCCCCACATCGAGGATGTCCGCCCCTTCGGCCACCAGCGCGCCGGCCCGGGCCACGGCCTCTTCCACGCTTATGAACATGCCGCCGTCCGAAAACGAATCGGGCGTGACGTTGAGTATCCCCATTATCAGGGGTCTTGCGAACCGGAAACGGTGACCCCGGTAACGGTATTCAGGCGGCGTACGGTCAGTCCGTCTTGCGCTCAACTTTTTCGACAACGAAAGTTTCCACCGCGTCGCCAATCTTCACGTCGTTGTAGCCGACCCCTATGCCGCACTCGTAGCCGTTGGCCACTTCGCGCGCATCCTCCTTGAAGCGTTTGAGCGAGGAGACCTTGCCGGTGTATATCACCACGTTGTCCCGGATAAGGCGCGCGTCCGATCCGCGGGTTATCTTGCCCGAGGAGACCACGCAGCCCGCGATGGTGCCGATCTTGGTTATATTGAACGTGTTGCGCACCTCCGCCCGGCCGGTGACTTTTTCCGCGAACACAGGTTCGAGCATCCCTTCGAGCGCCGCCTTGATGTCGTCCACGGCGTTATAGATGATGCTGTACAGCCTCACGTCCACCCCCTCCGTCTCCGCCATGGAACGGGCCTTTTCGGTGGGGCGCACGTTAAATCCGATCACTATGGCGTCCGACGCGGCGGCAAGGCTTATGTCCGTCTCCGTTATTCCGCCCACTGCGCCGTGGAGCACGCGGATGCGCACATCGCCGACGTTGATGTCCTCCAGCGCTTTCTTCACACCCTCGATGGAGCCCTGGAAGTCCGCCTTGATGATTATGTTAAGGTCCTTCACCGAGCCCCTTGTCACCTGGGCGTGCAGGTTCTCAAGCTTGAGGTGCTTGGCCTTGGCGCCCTCCGCCTTCTCCGCGTTTATCCGGGTGATGGCGATCTGGTGGGCCTTGCGCTCGCTTTCGGTCACCATGAACGTCTCCCCGGCCACGGGCACCCCCGAAAAACCGATTACCTCCACCGGTGTGGACGGCCCGGAGTGGTCTATTCTGCGCCCCTTGTCGTCCATGAGCGCGCGCACTTTTCCGTAATGCGCTCCGGCCACGAACGGGTCGCCTATCTTCAGCGTCCCTTTCTTGACCAGCACCGTGGCAACCGGGCCGCGTCCCTTGTCCAGCTTGGACTCTATCACCACGCCGAAGGCTTCCCTCTCCGGGTTTGCCTTAAGCTCCAGCACTTCCGCCTGCAGCAGAAGCATCTCCAGCAGATGTTCGATCCCTATGTTCTTTTTGGCGGACACTTCGCAGAATATCGTCGTCCCGCCCCATTCCTCGGGCACAAGCTCGTGCCCGGCCAGTTCCTGCTTTATCTTGTCCGGCGCGGCGCCCGGCTTGTCTATCTTGTTCACCGCCACGAGCACCGGAACGCCCGCCGCCTTGGCGTGATGGATCGCCTCCACCGTCTGGGGCATCACCCCGTCGTCCGCGGCCACCACGAGCACCACGATGTCCGTCACCGCCGCGCCGCGGGCGCGCAACGCGGTGAAAGCCTCGTGGCCCGGCGTGTCCAGGAACACCACGGTCCCTTTTTCCAGCTTCACGGAGTATGCGCCTATTTTCTGCGTTATGCCGCCAGCTTCCGTCTCCGTGACTGACGTTTTGCGTATGGTGTCCAGAAGCGATGTCTTGCCGTGGTCCACGTGGCCCATGATGGTCACCACCGGCGGGCGCAGAAGAAGCTTGGAGACGTCCTCCACCTCCTTCTCGGCCACTTCCGTCTCGTCCTCTTCCCGGGTCTTGATCTCGTATCCAAGCTCGAGAGCCAGCTCTTTGGCCACTTCGGCGTCTATCGTCTGGTTCAAATTGGCCATTATCCCCTTGCCGATGAGCTTGCCGATGATCTCGTTGACCCCAAGCCTAAGCTTTTCAGCGAACTCTTTTACGGTGGTGGCCTCGTCTATCACGATCTTGCGGGCCTCTATCTCCCGCTTTGCGCGCTCTTCTTCATCGATCAGCCGCTGGATTTCGGCCTCCTCGGCCCTCTGCTTGCGGCGGACCTCTTCAAGTTCGCGCTCTTTTTTCTTGGTCTCCGCGGCCGCCTTGCGCTTTATTTCGTCGTCTTCCTTGCGCCGCAGACGCTCAAGGCGCTTTCTTTCTTCTTCGTCGCGCTTGCGCTCCCACCTGTCGCGCCCCTCGTCGCGCCTTCTGGGCTTCTCCTCGGTCTCGCCGGCGGGCCTTTTTGGGGCGGACGGCGCCGCCGGGGGCGTGTGCGGGCGCGGGTGCTGCGGTTTCTGACGGAAATCCCTTTTCTCCTCCGGCCTGTGCTCCACCCTTGGCGGATGGGGCGCCGCCGGTTTCACGCCTTCGGGCCTTCTTGCCTGCGCCGGATGGACATGGGCCGCAGGGGGGACGGGAACAACTGGCTTTATTTCTTTTTTCACAGGTTCGGCTTCCGGCTCCGCTTTCGGCGCGGCTGGAGGCTCTTGAGTTACGGGAGCGGTAACAGCGGCAGGTATTTCAGTCGCCGCAGTTATGGGCTCAGCGGCGGCATGCTCCTTTTTTTCAGCATGCTGCACCGGCTTTTTACCCGTTTCTTTGGAAGGTTTTACGGCAACCGGTTTTTCGGGCTCTTTGGGAGCCTCCGCCTTCGGCCTGGCCTTCTTCGGTTTTGTGGCGATGCCCATGGCCGCCACCTGCTTGCGCAACCGGTCGGCCAGGTTGTTGTCAATAGTGCTCGAATGGCTCTTCACCGGGTAGCCCATTTTCCCGATGATGTCCACCAGTGTCTTGCTTTGCACGCCAATGTCCTTGGCCAGCTCGTAAATCCGTATGCCTGACAAATCGCTCTCCTTGAATGCCTGAAAAAACCTTCCGGTTTTCGCCAACCCTGTACGGTTAAATTATTGATGTTAACATGAATCCTTTCACGGCGCCATAATTACAAGTTCCATTTTTCTTAAAGGCCCAAGCCGCTTCATGTAGGTTGCTGTCCGGGGTGTTTGAGCGCGCAAGCGCGTCACCCCGGACTCCTCGTATCACGATAGAGGACACCGGGGTGACCGCCCTTCGGGCTACAACACCCCGGTGAGCGGTAATTTTCTAAAAGCATGAAGCCGCGCCACGCGGCCTGCTTTCCTCTTCCAGTAATACTATTTTTGGGATAGTATTACCGCATAACATTTCATCGGACGGCGGAGAATGCACATTCCGGACGGGTTTTTAAGCTTTGAAGTGGGGGCGGCGGCATTCGCCGTTTCCGCGGCGGCGGGCGCGGCCGCCTTCAAAACCTCGGGCGACGGGGACGCGGACAGGCGCGCCCCGTTGCTGGGAGTGACCTCCGCGTTCGTGTTCGCGGCGCAGATGATAAACTTCCCCGTCGCAGGGGGAACGAGCGGCCATTTCGTCGGCGCGCTGTTCTCCGCCGTGGCCTTAGGGCCCGCAAACGCCGTGATAGTAATGGCCTCCGTTATCACCCTGCAATGCCTGCTTTTCGCCGACGGCGGGGTGACGGCGCTGGGCGCAAACATCATGAACATGGGGGTGATCGGCGGTCTGACGAGCTACTACGTCTTCGCGGCGCTAAAGTCCTTCGCCCCGCGCAACCGCAAATGGTTTTTGGCCTCCGCCGCCGTGGCGGCGTGGGTCTCTGTGGTGGCGTCGTCCGCCGCGTGCGCGCTGGAACTGGCCTTTTCCGGAATTTCCCCGATGCAGGCGGTCCTGCCGGCCATGACGGCGGTCCATTCCGTTATCGGCGTGGGCGAGGCTGTCATCACCGCCTCCGCCCTTTCCATCGTGATGGCCGCAAGGCCGGACATCATCGCTTCGCTGAATTTTGACCCGCAGACGGCTCGGCCCATGGGCGCAGGGGAAAATCCATAGAGGCCTCTCAACCTCGGTTGGCGGTCAACCTAAAATTGGAAGCTTCCTGATTCTTAAACGCGTGGGCTCAAACACCACGAGGGCTCCTTCTTCAAGCTGGCTCTCTATCGCCGGAAGGTTTGCCAGAAGGAGCTTTAACTGCTCTTCCGGACGCTTCTCCGCCCCGGAGCGGAAAAGAATAAGCGACGGCCTTGATGAATTCTAATTGGCCAGCAAAGCCCCGAAATCAGCGTCACTGGAGATGATTGTCCTGCTCTCGGATTCGGCGAACCTGAAAATCTCCTCATCGCCTGCGGTGGCAAGCCCCACATCCCTTACATGACGGCTGTCAAACCCGGCAATATTCAGACCGTTGGACAATACAGGAGAGAGGGTGTTATCAACAAGGAATTTCAAGAGGCCTTAACCAAAGGCAGTTCGCGCTCACGCACCGCCTGGGCCGCAAACCTCAGCGCTTCTTTAATGTCTTCCTTTTGAAGGTCCGGATAGTCCCGCAATATCTCTTCCTCGGCCATCCCTTGGGCGACCATGTCTATCACCGCGGCGACAGGGATGCGCAGGCCGCGAATGCACGGGGCTCCCCCCATTTGTTTCGGGTTGACTGTTATCCGCTGGAAGTT encodes:
- the infB gene encoding translation initiation factor IF-2, with the protein product MSGIRIYELAKDIGVQSKTLVDIIGKMGYPVKSHSSTIDNNLADRLRKQVAAMGIATKPKKARPKAEAPKEPEKPVAVKPSKETGKKPVQHAEKKEHAAAEPITAATEIPAAVTAPVTQEPPAAPKAEPEAEPVKKEIKPVVPVPPAAHVHPAQARRPEGVKPAAPHPPRVEHRPEEKRDFRQKPQHPRPHTPPAAPSAPKRPAGETEEKPRRRDEGRDRWERKRDEEERKRLERLRRKEDDEIKRKAAAETKKKERELEEVRRKQRAEEAEIQRLIDEEERAKREIEARKIVIDEATTVKEFAEKLRLGVNEIIGKLIGKGIMANLNQTIDAEVAKELALELGYEIKTREEDETEVAEKEVEDVSKLLLRPPVVTIMGHVDHGKTSLLDTIRKTSVTETEAGGITQKIGAYSVKLEKGTVVFLDTPGHEAFTALRARGAAVTDIVVLVVAADDGVMPQTVEAIHHAKAAGVPVLVAVNKIDKPGAAPDKIKQELAGHELVPEEWGGTTIFCEVSAKKNIGIEHLLEMLLLQAEVLELKANPEREAFGVVIESKLDKGRGPVATVLVKKGTLKIGDPFVAGAHYGKVRALMDDKGRRIDHSGPSTPVEVIGFSGVPVAGETFMVTESERKAHQIAITRINAEKAEGAKAKHLKLENLHAQVTRGSVKDLNIIIKADFQGSIEGVKKALEDINVGDVRIRVLHGAVGGITETDISLAAASDAIVIGFNVRPTEKARSMAETEGVDVRLYSIIYNAVDDIKAALEGMLEPVFAEKVTGRAEVRNTFNITKIGTIAGCVVSSGKITRGSDARLIRDNVVIYTGKVSSLKRFKEDAREVANGYECGIGVGYNDVKIGDAVETFVVEKVERKTD
- a CDS encoding energy-coupling factor ABC transporter permease, whose product is MHIPDGFLSFEVGAAAFAVSAAAGAAAFKTSGDGDADRRAPLLGVTSAFVFAAQMINFPVAGGTSGHFVGALFSAVALGPANAVIVMASVITLQCLLFADGGVTALGANIMNMGVIGGLTSYYVFAALKSFAPRNRKWFLASAAVAAWVSVVASSAACALELAFSGISPMQAVLPAMTAVHSVIGVGEAVITASALSIVMAARPDIIASLNFDPQTARPMGAGENP
- a CDS encoding DUF433 domain-containing protein codes for the protein MNFQRITVNPKQMGGAPCIRGLRIPVAAVIDMVAQGMAEEEILRDYPDLQKEDIKEALRFAAQAVRERELPLVKAS